One window of Tindallia californiensis genomic DNA carries:
- the alaS gene encoding alanine--tRNA ligase, whose amino-acid sequence MKNKGINEIRKVFLDFFESKDHLVRPSFSLIPQDDNSLLLINSGMAPLKPFFSGTRTPPQKRMATSQKCIRTGDIENVGKTSRHATFFEMMGNFSFGDYFKKEAIRWSWEFSKDHLQMQEDKIWASVYFEDDEAYDIWKNDIGLPEERIVRLGKEDNFWEIGVGPCGPCSELYYDRGIQFGCDDPKCQPGCDCDRFVEYWNLVFTQFNKNEEGEYTPLPNPNIDTGMGLERVACILQDVNSIFEIDGMKMILDEVCRITGVSYGADSEQDVSLRIITDHIRSVTFMITDGILPSNEGRGYVLRRLLRRASRHGKLLGIEKTFLYELMEIVVNKFHYGYPELEEKKDMIKKVILLEEQKFGETIHQGTEILNSMIEGLKNENKKELSGLQAFRLYDTYGFPLDLTKEILEEKGLTINEDHFKEQMNLQKERARAARSQNDVAGWKEDPLAALEEIPETSFIGYETLECESKILALIENEAIVTEVSSDSNTDFIAILDQTPFYSEGGGQVGDQGVIRVGDFIGRVIDTQLSRDEVIYHIVQGERGHIKTGEVVSAIVTSHRRNHTARNHTATHLLHRALRNVLGEHVHQAGSLVTPDRLRFDFNHFQPVTPEELETIQNVVNEQIQKAQKVHVLETSMQEAKDMGAEALFNEKYAEKVRVVKTGDFSLELCGGTHVNNSAEIGVFLMISESGIASGVRRIEAVTGAGAYQQIMKQKEIIKESESLLKVKQDTIPSKIEGMIKEIKEQEKTIQQIRKEQQKDKQGDLLQKAETIQGTKVVLETVEGMNMDEMRQLGDQLRDSGKSAVVLLATIAEEEKVQFMVTVSKDLNKLGLHAGKLAKEAATITGGGGGGRPDMAQAGGKNPSKLPEAMKTVRVIIQNTLESNS is encoded by the coding sequence ATGAAGAATAAAGGAATTAATGAAATAAGAAAAGTCTTTCTGGATTTTTTTGAGTCCAAAGATCACTTGGTACGTCCAAGTTTCTCCCTCATACCTCAAGATGATAACTCTCTATTATTAATCAACTCTGGGATGGCTCCGCTAAAACCATTTTTTTCCGGAACCAGAACACCTCCTCAGAAACGAATGGCTACCAGTCAAAAGTGTATTCGTACAGGAGATATAGAGAATGTTGGAAAAACATCCCGTCATGCTACTTTTTTTGAGATGATGGGCAATTTTTCCTTTGGAGATTACTTCAAAAAAGAAGCCATCCGGTGGAGTTGGGAGTTTTCAAAGGATCACTTGCAGATGCAAGAAGATAAAATATGGGCATCTGTATATTTTGAAGATGATGAAGCTTATGATATATGGAAAAACGATATTGGATTACCAGAAGAACGGATTGTTCGCTTAGGAAAAGAAGATAACTTTTGGGAAATAGGGGTTGGTCCTTGTGGTCCCTGTTCAGAATTATATTATGACAGAGGCATTCAATTTGGATGTGATGATCCTAAATGTCAGCCTGGTTGCGATTGTGATCGCTTCGTTGAATACTGGAATTTAGTGTTTACTCAATTCAATAAAAATGAAGAAGGAGAATATACTCCTCTGCCAAATCCTAATATTGATACAGGGATGGGACTAGAGAGAGTAGCTTGTATTTTGCAAGACGTAAACTCCATTTTTGAAATAGATGGTATGAAAATGATATTAGATGAAGTCTGTCGTATAACCGGTGTTTCCTATGGAGCTGATTCGGAACAAGATGTTTCTCTAAGAATTATTACAGATCACATCAGATCGGTTACCTTTATGATAACAGATGGGATACTTCCGAGTAATGAAGGAAGAGGCTATGTTCTTAGAAGATTATTACGACGTGCTTCCCGCCATGGCAAATTATTAGGCATAGAAAAAACCTTTCTCTATGAATTAATGGAAATAGTAGTGAATAAATTTCACTACGGGTATCCAGAACTTGAAGAGAAAAAAGACATGATTAAAAAAGTTATCTTGTTAGAAGAACAAAAATTTGGAGAAACCATCCATCAAGGCACTGAAATTCTGAACAGTATGATCGAAGGTCTAAAGAATGAAAATAAAAAAGAACTTTCAGGTCTTCAAGCGTTTAGACTCTATGATACCTATGGTTTTCCTTTGGACTTAACAAAAGAAATTCTTGAAGAAAAAGGATTAACGATCAACGAAGACCATTTCAAAGAGCAAATGAACTTACAAAAAGAACGTGCTCGTGCGGCTCGTAGTCAAAATGATGTAGCAGGATGGAAAGAAGATCCGTTGGCGGCACTTGAAGAAATACCTGAAACTTCTTTTATTGGTTATGAAACCCTTGAGTGCGAAAGTAAAATACTTGCACTTATTGAAAATGAAGCGATAGTGACAGAAGTTTCATCCGATAGTAATACTGATTTTATTGCTATTTTAGATCAAACGCCTTTTTACTCCGAAGGCGGTGGACAAGTAGGAGATCAAGGAGTTATTAGAGTTGGTGACTTTATAGGTCGTGTAATAGATACACAATTAAGCCGTGATGAAGTTATTTATCATATTGTTCAGGGCGAAAGAGGCCATATTAAAACAGGAGAAGTGGTTTCGGCTATTGTCACCTCTCATCGTAGAAATCATACGGCTAGAAATCATACAGCTACCCATTTATTACACCGTGCCCTTCGTAATGTTCTTGGTGAACATGTTCACCAAGCTGGCTCCTTAGTCACACCGGATCGGCTAAGATTTGATTTCAACCATTTTCAGCCAGTAACGCCGGAAGAACTGGAAACAATACAAAATGTTGTGAATGAACAGATACAAAAAGCTCAAAAGGTACACGTGTTGGAAACTAGCATGCAAGAAGCAAAAGATATGGGTGCGGAAGCCCTTTTTAATGAGAAATATGCGGAAAAAGTGAGAGTGGTCAAAACCGGTGACTTCAGCCTGGAACTTTGTGGAGGAACACATGTAAACAATAGTGCTGAAATTGGTGTATTCCTTATGATATCTGAAAGCGGAATTGCTTCTGGTGTCCGGAGGATAGAAGCGGTTACCGGAGCTGGAGCCTATCAGCAAATCATGAAGCAAAAAGAAATCATCAAAGAATCGGAATCTTTACTGAAAGTGAAGCAGGATACGATTCCTTCTAAAATTGAAGGAATGATCAAAGAGATCAAAGAACAGGAAAAAACGATTCAGCAAATCAGAAAAGAACAACAGAAAGACAAACAAGGCGATTTGTTACAGAAAGCAGAAACGATCCAAGGAACAAAAGTAGTTCTGGAAACAGTAGAAGGAATGAATATGGATGAAATGAGACAGTTAGGGGATCAGTTGCGAGATAGTGGAAAATCGGCTGTTGTTTTGTTAGCGACGATAGCAGAAGAAGAGAAAGTTCAATTTATGGTGACGGTATCCAAAGACTTAAATAAATTAGGCCTACATGCAGGAAAGCTAGCTAAAGAAGCAGCAACTATCACCGGTGGTGGTGGCGGTGGTAGACCGGATATGGCGCAGGCTGGAGGGAAGAATCCTTCAAAATTACCAGAAGCGATGAAAACTGTAAGGGTCATTATTCAGAATACCTTAGAATCAAATTCATAA
- a CDS encoding IreB family regulatory phosphoprotein — protein sequence MTDKMNSTMKFKIEQEKDEKAREIIIQVYKALEKKGYNPVNQFVGYILSGDPSYITSHEGARSLIRKIERDEMLEELVKDFIKNNR from the coding sequence ATGACAGATAAAATGAACTCAACCATGAAATTTAAAATCGAACAAGAAAAAGACGAAAAAGCAAGAGAGATTATTATTCAGGTGTATAAAGCCTTGGAAAAAAAAGGATATAACCCGGTTAACCAATTTGTTGGTTACATTCTGTCTGGCGATCCATCCTATATTACCAGTCATGAAGGAGCTCGCAGCCTGATTCGAAAAATCGAACGGGATGAAATGTTGGAAGAGTTAGTAAAGGATTTCATTAAAAATAATCGATAA
- the ruvX gene encoding Holliday junction resolvase RuvX, translated as MIKPRILGLDIGDRTIGVAVSDPFGWTAQGVTTIKRSDLPKDLEELGKIVEEYKVTKMVVGIPKNMNGTFGPQAEKVRELVKEIVKQITIETVEWDERLSTKMAERSLIEGDMRRNKRKKVIDTVAAVCILQGYLDYQQHHRE; from the coding sequence ATGATTAAACCAAGAATACTAGGCTTGGATATAGGCGATAGAACGATCGGTGTAGCTGTGAGCGATCCTTTTGGATGGACAGCTCAAGGAGTTACAACAATTAAAAGATCTGATTTACCAAAAGATTTGGAAGAACTAGGAAAGATAGTAGAAGAATACAAGGTAACTAAAATGGTTGTAGGTATTCCTAAGAATATGAATGGCACTTTTGGACCTCAGGCTGAAAAGGTAAGAGAACTTGTTAAAGAAATAGTAAAGCAAATAACGATAGAGACGGTAGAATGGGATGAAAGACTTTCTACTAAAATGGCTGAAAGAAGTCTGATAGAAGGCGATATGCGACGAAACAAACGAAAAAAAGTAATCGATACCGTCGCCGCCGTATGCATACTTCAGGGGTACCTGGATTATCAACAGCATCATAGAGAATAA
- a CDS encoding DUF1292 domain-containing protein has product MEENENVVTLIDEDGQEQDFEIIMTMEMGEEEYAILLPLDAEEEDEAYIFRMEPTEDNEVMLVAVEDDEEFDQVAAAYEAMMDEMDEEEH; this is encoded by the coding sequence ATGGAAGAAAATGAAAATGTCGTAACGCTGATAGACGAAGATGGTCAGGAACAGGATTTTGAAATTATTATGACGATGGAAATGGGCGAAGAGGAATATGCAATTCTTTTACCCTTAGATGCAGAAGAAGAGGATGAAGCCTATATTTTCCGCATGGAGCCAACAGAAGATAATGAAGTAATGCTAGTAGCCGTTGAGGATGATGAAGAGTTTGATCAGGTTGCAGCCGCTTATGAAGCAATGATGGACGAAATGGATGAGGAAGAACATTAG
- a CDS encoding Fur family transcriptional regulator, whose amino-acid sequence MENVQELKVLLKEKGYKLTPQRRAVLNMIMDNPGKHLTTEEIYDLVKVQCPDIGLATVYRTLQILNEMDLILKINLDDGCSRYEYNIHQDDHEHHHLICTDCGRIVEVNEDLLDSIERQIEKDYDFSITDHKVKFFGLCSKCR is encoded by the coding sequence TTGGAAAATGTACAAGAGTTAAAAGTGTTATTAAAAGAAAAAGGATATAAACTGACCCCACAGCGTAGGGCAGTTTTAAATATGATCATGGATAATCCTGGGAAGCATTTGACTACTGAGGAAATATATGATCTGGTAAAGGTTCAATGCCCGGATATAGGATTGGCGACAGTGTACCGGACACTTCAAATCCTAAATGAAATGGACCTTATTCTCAAGATCAACCTTGATGATGGATGTAGTCGTTATGAATACAATATACATCAGGATGACCATGAACACCATCACTTGATCTGTACTGACTGCGGAAGAATTGTAGAGGTTAACGAAGATCTTCTGGATAGTATTGAACGACAGATTGAAAAAGACTATGATTTTTCTATTACAGATCATAAAGTTAAATTTTTCGGATTATGCTCCAAATGCAGGTAG
- a CDS encoding ribonuclease J, with translation MKKVLKIKGVNLLAKNQSKIKIIPLGGLREIGKNLTLVEYKNEILIIDCGLSFPDDEMLGIDIVLPDTTYLEKNKDRIKGVVLTHGHEDHIGALPYLLKKINLPIYGTRLTLGLLEAKLKEHKLEQKVHLQRVKAGDMFQLGAFNVEFIRSSHSIPDACAIAVHTSEGIILHTGDFRIDYSTVDGEMIDLHRLGELGKQGVLVMLADSTNAERPGTTMSESKIGVALENAFMNTKSRIIVATFASHIHRLQQIINTAEKFNRKIVISGRSMINVFEVGAELGALHVPKDILIDIREMDDYQDDQLLLLTTGSQGEPMAALSRMASNDHRKLDIQKGDLVIFSASPIPGNEKMVSRVINQLFEKGADVIYDPMAEVHTSGHACQEELKLIHRLVNPKYFIPVHGEYRHLKQHANLAARMGVPEENIFTMENGQVLEMNQKQAKITGKVQAGPVLVDGLGVGDVGSIVLRDRKHLAEDGLMVVVVTLDKKEAKVVAGPDIISRGFVYVRESEDLLGEARAEVQKSLEQCEQKGIREWSQLKNAIRDSLKDFLYQKTQRRPMILPIIMEV, from the coding sequence ATGAAGAAAGTGTTGAAAATTAAAGGAGTGAATTTATTGGCAAAGAATCAATCAAAAATAAAGATTATCCCGTTAGGTGGATTAAGAGAAATCGGAAAAAATCTCACTTTGGTAGAATACAAAAATGAGATACTGATTATCGATTGCGGGTTAAGCTTTCCTGATGATGAAATGCTGGGAATCGACATTGTCCTCCCAGATACTACCTATTTAGAAAAAAACAAAGACAGAATTAAAGGCGTTGTATTAACTCACGGCCATGAAGATCATATTGGAGCGCTGCCTTATCTCTTAAAAAAAATAAACCTACCGATATATGGAACTCGCTTAACCTTAGGCTTATTAGAAGCTAAACTGAAAGAACATAAACTAGAGCAAAAAGTCCACTTACAACGAGTAAAAGCAGGGGACATGTTTCAATTAGGTGCATTTAATGTTGAGTTTATACGCTCTAGTCACAGCATTCCAGACGCTTGCGCTATTGCTGTTCACACATCTGAGGGAATCATCCTTCACACTGGCGACTTCCGGATCGACTATTCCACTGTAGATGGCGAAATGATAGACCTTCATCGCTTAGGTGAACTAGGCAAGCAGGGAGTATTGGTAATGCTAGCCGACAGTACTAATGCTGAAAGACCTGGAACTACCATGTCTGAAAGTAAAATCGGAGTAGCTCTCGAAAACGCTTTTATGAACACTAAAAGTAGAATTATTGTGGCTACTTTTGCATCACATATTCATCGGCTACAACAGATTATCAATACAGCCGAAAAATTTAACCGAAAAATCGTTATTTCCGGTAGAAGCATGATTAACGTTTTTGAAGTTGGTGCCGAATTAGGAGCACTTCATGTGCCTAAAGACATTCTTATTGACATTAGGGAAATGGATGATTATCAGGATGATCAGTTACTACTTTTAACAACGGGGAGTCAGGGAGAACCGATGGCGGCTCTTTCACGTATGGCTTCTAATGACCATAGAAAACTAGATATCCAAAAAGGAGATTTAGTCATTTTCTCAGCATCACCCATTCCGGGCAATGAAAAAATGGTTAGCCGGGTGATCAATCAATTGTTTGAAAAAGGTGCTGATGTGATTTATGATCCAATGGCAGAAGTTCATACTTCTGGTCATGCTTGTCAGGAAGAGTTAAAGCTTATTCATCGGCTGGTAAATCCCAAGTACTTTATCCCTGTACATGGTGAATACCGTCATTTGAAACAACATGCAAATTTAGCCGCAAGAATGGGTGTGCCAGAAGAAAACATATTTACCATGGAAAACGGACAAGTACTGGAGATGAACCAAAAACAAGCAAAAATAACGGGAAAAGTGCAGGCTGGTCCTGTGTTGGTAGATGGTTTAGGCGTCGGCGATGTAGGAAGTATTGTGCTTCGTGACCGTAAACACCTGGCAGAAGACGGACTCATGGTAGTAGTAGTAACCCTTGACAAAAAAGAAGCAAAAGTAGTAGCTGGTCCGGATATTATTTCCAGAGGGTTTGTTTATGTCAGAGAATCTGAAGATCTGCTAGGTGAAGCCAGGGCAGAAGTACAGAAATCCTTGGAACAATGCGAACAAAAAGGCATACGAGAATGGTCTCAGCTAAAAAACGCTATTCGTGACAGTCTGAAAGATTTTCTGTATCAAAAAACCCAAAGACGTCCGATGATTTTACCTATTATAATGGAAGTATAA
- a CDS encoding O-methyltransferase, translated as MLRKPIKGIVDPPGTITREYVEDYIREILPEEQGILKILMQQAQERHIPVIEPEVAALLKNIIKMSGSKKILEIGTAIGFSAILFATAAGKDASIVTIERDPDYTQEALKNIQEAKLEKTIKVIPGDALEVLPRLENIFDMVFLDGAKGHYGEMLEQSITLLKPGGLLISDNILFRGMVANDELVRRRKKTIVMRMRKYLKTITTHPQLETSILPVGDGLAISLKNQEEEI; from the coding sequence ATGCTTAGAAAACCAATAAAAGGTATCGTGGACCCACCAGGTACCATTACACGAGAATATGTAGAAGACTATATTCGAGAAATTCTGCCAGAAGAACAGGGAATCCTAAAAATATTAATGCAACAAGCCCAAGAAAGACATATTCCTGTTATCGAACCGGAAGTAGCCGCGCTACTGAAAAATATTATTAAAATGTCCGGCAGCAAAAAAATACTGGAAATTGGAACAGCGATAGGCTTTTCAGCCATATTATTTGCAACAGCTGCCGGAAAAGATGCAAGCATTGTAACCATTGAAAGAGATCCGGACTATACCCAAGAGGCTCTAAAAAATATTCAGGAAGCAAAACTTGAAAAGACGATTAAAGTAATTCCTGGTGATGCTTTAGAAGTACTACCCCGTCTTGAAAATATCTTTGATATGGTATTTTTAGACGGGGCAAAAGGACATTATGGAGAAATGCTGGAACAAAGCATAACACTTCTTAAACCCGGAGGTCTTCTGATTTCTGATAACATTCTTTTTCGTGGTATGGTGGCCAATGATGAACTGGTAAGACGTCGTAAAAAAACAATTGTGATGCGAATGAGAAAATACCTGAAAACAATTACCACTCATCCACAATTAGAAACCAGCATTCTACCGGTTGGAGATGGTCTGGCAATTAGCTTGAAAAACCAGGAGGAAGAAATATGA
- a CDS encoding peptidase U32 family protein: MKKIELLAPAGDLERLKIAVLYGADAVYIGGQVFGLRAAAKNFSIDDMQEGVAFAHKHGVAVYLTLNIIPHNEDMDQLPDYLTSLKDINLDGVIVSDPGTFDLVQQYAPHLPIHISTQANSTNIHTVNFWHRQGATRVVMARELSLKEIKEIHQQKSPEVELESFIHGAMCISYSGRCLLSNYMIGRDANKGGCAHPCRWRYSMVEEQRPGEYMPVYEDETGTYIFHSKDLCMIRHIPQLIDAGITSLKIEGRMKTIYYVATVLRVYRQAIDAYIADPLNWTFQPEWMEELKKASHRPFTTGFYFGKPTEEDQIYDETYGKRSYDFIGLVKKWDSETNSATIQQRNRFFNGDEVELIGPNRDKALHFTINDLKNEDGEAIESAPHPQQLVTCKVPFPLYPNEILRSMTRC; this comes from the coding sequence ATGAAGAAAATAGAATTATTAGCTCCTGCTGGCGATTTAGAAAGATTAAAAATTGCCGTTTTATATGGAGCGGATGCGGTATATATTGGCGGTCAGGTCTTTGGTTTAAGAGCTGCCGCCAAAAACTTTTCTATAGATGATATGCAGGAAGGGGTAGCTTTTGCTCATAAGCATGGAGTAGCCGTTTACTTAACCCTGAACATTATCCCTCATAATGAAGATATGGATCAATTACCAGACTATTTAACGTCATTGAAAGATATAAATTTAGATGGTGTTATTGTTTCCGATCCGGGAACCTTTGATTTAGTACAACAATATGCACCTCATCTGCCAATTCACATTAGTACACAGGCAAACAGCACCAATATCCATACTGTCAACTTTTGGCATCGGCAGGGTGCTACTCGGGTGGTCATGGCAAGAGAGTTAAGCCTTAAGGAAATAAAAGAAATCCATCAACAAAAATCGCCGGAGGTAGAGCTGGAAAGTTTTATTCACGGAGCTATGTGTATATCCTATTCTGGCAGATGCTTACTAAGTAACTACATGATCGGAAGGGACGCTAATAAAGGTGGATGCGCTCATCCTTGCCGTTGGAGGTATTCTATGGTGGAAGAGCAACGTCCTGGAGAATATATGCCCGTCTATGAAGACGAAACAGGAACATATATCTTTCATTCTAAGGACTTATGTATGATCAGGCATATCCCTCAACTTATTGATGCAGGAATCACCAGTCTTAAAATAGAAGGACGGATGAAAACCATTTATTATGTTGCGACCGTTCTTCGTGTCTATCGTCAAGCGATCGATGCTTATATAGCCGATCCTCTAAATTGGACCTTTCAGCCAGAGTGGATGGAAGAATTGAAAAAAGCTAGTCATCGCCCCTTCACCACAGGCTTTTACTTTGGAAAACCAACAGAAGAAGATCAGATATATGATGAAACTTATGGGAAAAGAAGTTATGATTTTATAGGATTAGTAAAAAAGTGGGATTCAGAGACAAATAGTGCTACGATTCAACAACGAAATCGTTTTTTTAATGGCGATGAAGTGGAATTAATTGGCCCAAATCGTGATAAAGCATTACATTTTACGATTAATGACCTTAAAAACGAGGATGGTGAGGCCATAGAAAGCGCACCTCATCCTCAACAATTGGTTACCTGCAAGGTGCCTTTCCCGCTATATCCTAATGAAATACTAAGATCGATGACGAGGTGCTGA
- a CDS encoding YqeG family HAD IIIA-type phosphatase: MKLLKPRLWVDDLSHIPLKELKTVGIKGLMIDIDNTLVAWDSAEPPETSIRWMEAAKKESFNIILVSNNKPQRVHQMQAYFHCKGLASAKKPTKSGLTKALRAMKQEPGETAIIGDQIFTDVLGGNRLGLYTILVSPIKSKEFWWTSIMRNFEKYVLKNLQKFR; encoded by the coding sequence ATGAAATTATTAAAACCAAGACTTTGGGTTGATGATCTTAGTCATATACCGTTAAAAGAGCTTAAAACCGTAGGGATAAAAGGCTTAATGATTGATATCGACAATACATTAGTGGCCTGGGATTCAGCGGAACCACCAGAAACCTCTATTCGCTGGATGGAAGCCGCAAAAAAAGAATCCTTCAATATTATTTTGGTATCAAACAATAAGCCCCAGCGAGTACACCAAATGCAAGCCTACTTTCATTGCAAAGGATTAGCCAGTGCTAAAAAACCTACTAAATCCGGCTTAACCAAAGCGCTTCGGGCAATGAAACAAGAACCGGGAGAAACCGCAATAATAGGAGATCAGATTTTTACAGATGTATTGGGTGGAAATCGCCTTGGTTTATATACCATTTTAGTATCTCCCATCAAAAGCAAAGAATTTTGGTGGACAAGTATCATGCGAAACTTTGAAAAATATGTCCTTAAAAATCTACAGAAATTTCGCTAA
- a CDS encoding GspE/PulE family protein — MKTPKNKRLGDLLVEVGVISEDQLLQALKKQKDTNKKIGEILVDEGMITNKQIVEVLEFQLGIPHMDLEKAYISPEVPRLLPEKLARRHTLIPIKRVGNVLTVAMADPLNIFAIDDVKLATGLDVEPVISTISEIMNTISLFYEKETAEKALEAFDQSYMTEALEEIDEEELANIEKAPVVQLLNSIFRQAIKMKASDIHIEPTEKDIRVRFRLDGELQEIMRPNKGSHSAVVTRIKIMGKMNIAEKRVPQDGRVEMEFDGRDVDLRIAIMPTVHGEKVVIRLLDRSSVMLSKKELGFSEENLKTFDSIIQHPNGIILVTGPTGSGKTTTLYTVLQELNQVNKNIITVEDPVEYRINGINQSQVNVKAGLTFASGLRSILRQDPDIIMIGEIRDAETAQIAVRAAITGHLVLSTLHTNDTVSTIGRLADMGIEPYLLSSSIVGIMAQRLVKKLCTNCRKSYTSSEKEQKLLKLEAPITLYEEVGCNSCNNNGYKGRAGIHEILPIYGEIKKMIESQSPSNQIKEKAMEKGMITLRDSCRDLVLNGVTSVNELIRITYSLE, encoded by the coding sequence ATGAAAACACCGAAGAATAAACGATTGGGAGATTTACTGGTTGAAGTTGGCGTTATCTCAGAAGATCAATTACTACAAGCTTTAAAAAAACAAAAAGATACAAATAAAAAAATTGGAGAAATTTTAGTAGATGAGGGTATGATAACTAATAAGCAAATTGTTGAAGTTCTTGAATTTCAATTAGGAATCCCTCACATGGATCTGGAAAAAGCTTATATTTCTCCAGAAGTTCCAAGACTTTTACCTGAAAAATTGGCAAGAAGGCATACACTAATCCCCATAAAAAGAGTAGGGAATGTACTGACTGTAGCTATGGCTGATCCGCTTAACATCTTCGCCATTGATGATGTTAAGCTAGCTACTGGGTTGGATGTAGAACCTGTAATATCAACTATTTCTGAAATCATGAATACCATCAGTCTTTTTTATGAAAAAGAAACCGCCGAAAAAGCCTTGGAAGCTTTTGATCAATCCTATATGACAGAAGCCTTGGAAGAAATAGATGAAGAGGAGCTGGCGAATATAGAAAAAGCGCCAGTGGTTCAACTTCTTAATTCTATTTTTCGGCAGGCTATTAAAATGAAAGCTAGTGATATTCACATCGAACCAACAGAAAAAGATATCCGAGTTCGTTTTCGTCTGGATGGTGAATTACAGGAGATTATGCGACCTAATAAAGGTAGTCACAGTGCGGTTGTTACCAGGATAAAAATTATGGGAAAAATGAATATCGCCGAAAAAAGAGTCCCTCAGGATGGACGGGTAGAAATGGAATTTGATGGTAGAGATGTGGATTTGCGAATTGCGATTATGCCTACTGTCCATGGTGAAAAAGTGGTTATCAGATTGTTGGATCGAAGCAGTGTAATGCTTAGTAAAAAAGAATTAGGCTTTAGTGAAGAAAACTTAAAAACCTTCGATTCCATTATTCAACACCCCAATGGCATTATTTTAGTAACCGGTCCTACTGGAAGTGGAAAAACTACCACTCTTTACACTGTATTACAAGAGTTAAACCAAGTAAATAAAAATATTATTACGGTAGAAGATCCAGTAGAATATCGCATCAATGGAATTAACCAATCGCAGGTTAATGTTAAAGCAGGATTAACCTTTGCCAGTGGTCTCAGATCTATTTTACGGCAGGATCCGGACATTATTATGATTGGAGAAATTCGTGATGCTGAAACTGCACAGATTGCTGTAAGAGCAGCTATTACCGGCCATTTAGTACTTTCTACCCTTCATACAAACGATACGGTTTCTACGATCGGTCGATTGGCAGACATGGGAATAGAGCCATATCTATTATCTAGTTCTATCGTAGGAATCATGGCACAGCGTTTAGTAAAAAAACTATGCACCAATTGTCGTAAGAGTTACACCTCATCCGAGAAAGAACAGAAACTTCTTAAATTAGAAGCACCTATAACCCTTTATGAAGAGGTAGGATGCAATTCGTGTAACAATAATGGCTACAAAGGAAGAGCAGGCATCCATGAAATACTACCAATTTATGGAGAAATAAAGAAAATGATAGAATCTCAAAGTCCATCTAATCAGATAAAAGAAAAAGCCATGGAAAAAGGGATGATTACCCTTCGAGATAGTTGTCGTGATCTTGTGCTTAATGGAGTAACTTCTGTCAACGAATTAATTCGAATCACATACTCACTAGAATAG